One window of Papaver somniferum cultivar HN1 chromosome 9, ASM357369v1, whole genome shotgun sequence genomic DNA carries:
- the LOC113307688 gene encoding uncharacterized protein LOC113307688: protein MTVMLFCSVGRTGFGGSISKPEALKSSASKTDMCMMLVGSICRLLDKKKFVKYFVPDGLMESGKSQKVPFRCVAENTYCQTRYPNTTFLQFHQEIRLQVLWQLMVNIYNSPPAITNPLSASF from the exons ATGACCGTAATGTTGTTTTGCTCGGTTGGAAGGACTGGGTTTGGGGGGTCAATATCCAAACCAGAAGCGTTGAAGAGCTCTGCTTCTAAAACAGACATGTGTATGATGCTGGTAGGAT ctATTTGTCGACTCTTGGACAAAAAAAAATTCGTTAAATATTTTGTTCCTGACGGGTTAATGGAATCGGGCAAGTCTCAGAAAG TTCCTTTCAGATGTGTCGCAGAGAATACATATTGTCAAACTCGTTATCCAAACACAACTTTTCTGCAGTTTCACCAGGAGATTCGGTTGCAGGTCTTGTGGCAGTTAATGGTGAACATTTACAACTCTCCTCCTGCCATCactaacccactcag TGCATCTTTTTAG